In Stomoxys calcitrans chromosome 2, idStoCalc2.1, whole genome shotgun sequence, the following proteins share a genomic window:
- the LOC131994841 gene encoding uncharacterized protein LOC131994841, translated as MPKRSSNSSFLNSITRTVQQTIDEVMESQRQRDEELMRNIRCLESTMAARLDEMGQRRPPTALDSAYMTQGVFPNPSPSHSESRPSSRISHSSRGSISPASQILSHHGITANAGTDQPIAHQSPSAAWHTDACHNVPRVENVVPIANGHQINFSTVNCDRPIWNGHSYLPPNQSINPVMNNPGLHEIGNHVPAATGNLFHHSYHQVPHPGATRFEENCNSTTNFPRFDQIFLGESLPNGLNMAPPLHFNYQPNICREPSMARPLLNNHITSHNLPNKPAFKPHYISTYDGTTSWSDYERQVEDAAIFYQWSAAETLIAVTSNLRGRALSLYGTIPRQPPPTYEQVRQVMRDRFSLDAQASYRHFRKCVQSPKESIQDYATELERLSTNAFRGAPNEVVTQIVMHQFIDGLYDTHLQSLVMASRPSFITDAMRTAMDLQAQDTRTKPRNVYNVEVDSEGLDRRNNKPRNHRSKNKSGNEPTST; from the coding sequence ATGCCTAAAAGATCCAGTAATTCTTCTTTTCTAAACTCCATAACTAGAACGGTTCAACAAACGATCGATGAAGTGATGGAAAGCCAACGACAGAGAGATGAAGAGCTTATGAGAAATATTCGATGCCTGGAGAGTACGATGGCCGCGAGACTCGATGAAATGGGACAGAGGAGACCCCCTACTGCCCTGGATTCTGCGTATATGACCCAAGGAGTATTCCCCAACCCTTCTCCATCCCACTCCGAATCACGGCCATCCTCCCGTATCAGTCATAGTTCACGTGGCTCCATTTCGCCTGCTTCCCAGATCTTATCACACCATGGCATAACTGCGAATGCTGGAACAGATCAGCCTATTGCACACCAGTCACCTAGCGCGGCCTGGCATACTGATGCATGTCATAACGTTCCTAGGGTAGAGAACGTTGTACCCATTGCGAACGGccatcaaattaatttttcgacAGTTAATTGTGATCGTCCGATCTGGAACGGTCATAGTTATCTCCCACCAAATCAATCAATTAATCCAGTCATGAACAATCCGGGTTTACACGAGATCGGCAATCACGTGCCCGCTGCCACAGGTAATTTATTTCACCATAGTTATCATCAAGTTCCTCATCCAGGGGCAACAAGGTTCGAAGAAAATTGTAATTCTACCACAAACTTTCCccgttttgaccaaatttttttgggggaaTCCTTGCCCAACGGATTAAATATGGCACCTCCCCTTCATTTTAATTATCAACCAAACATCTGTCGGGAACCTTCCATGGCACGACCGTTGTTGAACAACCATATTACTTCCCATAACCTTCCTAACAAACCAGCTTTTAAACCCCATTATATATCGACCTATGACGGCACAACTTCGTGGAGTGACTATGAGCGCCAAGTGGAAGATGCCGCTATTTTTTATCAGTGGTCAGCAGCAGAGACACTTATAGCCGTTACGTCCAACTTAAGAGGACGCGCTTTAAGTTTGTATGGCACCATTCCTCGCCAACCTCCCCCTACGTATGAACAGGTACGGCAGGTTATGCGAGACCGCTTTTCTTTGGACGCCCAGGCAAGCTACCGTCATTTCCGTAAATGCGTTCAGTCTCCAAAAGAATCAATCCAGGATTACGCAACTGAACTGGAAAGATTGTCTACGAATGCATTTAGGGGGGCGCCTAATGAAGTCGTAACCCAAATAGTTATGCATCAGTTCATCGATGGCTTGTATGACACACACCTTCAGAGTTTGGTTATGGCTAGCCGTCCTAGTTTTATAACAGATGCTATGCGCACCGCCATGGATCTTCAGGCGCAAGACACCAGAACTAAACCTCGAAATGTCTACAACGTGGAAGTAGACTCCGAAGGGTTGGATCGACGTAATAACAAGCCGAGAAATCATAGAAGCAAAAATAAGTCGGGAAACGAGCCGACATCGACTTGA